In Candidatus Nitrosarchaeum limnium SFB1, the following proteins share a genomic window:
- a CDS encoding imidazoleglycerol phosphate synthase, cyclase subunit: MTLTKRIIPCLDVKNGRVVKGLHFESIKDAGDPVELAKKYSDEGADELVFLDITASDEQRKTLKELVRKVASVIDIPFTVGGGVKSLEDARNILLNGADKVGINTGAIKNPTIITELMELFGRQCVVVAIDAKRNFDIQNDKNIFSENGKKFWFEVFIFGGKQGTGIDAIEWAKKADELGAGEILLTSIDKDGTKDGYDILLTREIVNSVSIPVIASGGCGKPDDMVDVFKESNAAAALAASIFHYQTHGVNGVKIHLKEKKIPVRL; this comes from the coding sequence ATGACTCTAACTAAAAGAATTATTCCTTGTCTTGATGTAAAAAATGGTCGAGTTGTAAAGGGACTTCATTTTGAATCAATCAAGGATGCAGGAGATCCCGTAGAATTAGCCAAAAAGTATAGTGATGAGGGTGCTGATGAACTTGTTTTTTTAGATATTACTGCATCTGATGAACAGAGAAAAACCCTTAAGGAGTTGGTTAGAAAGGTTGCATCCGTAATTGATATTCCATTTACTGTAGGTGGTGGTGTAAAGTCTTTGGAGGATGCAAGAAATATTTTACTTAATGGAGCTGATAAAGTAGGAATCAATACAGGCGCAATAAAAAATCCAACAATAATTACTGAACTTATGGAGCTATTTGGAAGACAATGCGTTGTTGTAGCAATTGATGCTAAAAGAAATTTTGATATTCAAAACGATAAAAATATTTTTTCTGAAAACGGAAAAAAATTCTGGTTTGAGGTCTTTATTTTTGGAGGTAAGCAAGGAACTGGAATTGATGCCATAGAGTGGGCCAAAAAAGCTGATGAACTAGGAGCTGGCGAGATACTTCTTACTAGTATTGACAAAGATGGGACTAAAGATGGATATGATATTTTACTGACTAGGGAAATTGTCAATTCTGTATCTATACCTGTAATTGCTTCTGGTGGGTGTGGTAAACCTGATGATATGGTAGATGTTTTCAAAGAATCAAACGCTGCTGCTGCCTTGGCAGCTTCCATATTTCATTATCAGACTCATGGAGTAAATGGTGTAAAGATACATCTAAAAGAGAAAAAAATTCCTGTAAGATTATAA
- a CDS encoding 1-(5-phosphoribosyl)-5-((5-phosphoribosylamino)methylideneamino)imidazole-4-carboxamideisomerase gives MKIIPAIDLMDGRVVRLYKGNPNQKTVYSNNPVEVAKKWQSNGADMLHLVDLDATLGRGSNLLTIKKIVEQISIPIQIAGGLRDELTITDVSKICNRVVLGTLAFKDKLMLKKLLKSLGSEKIVISVDHIDGKIVTHGWQKGTDIKLIESMKEFLAMGFTEFLLTNVNHDGTLEGPDLEFLTQACQLDNAHVIASGGISNKKDVEDVKQKNAFGVILGKALYENKISIEEAKQLA, from the coding sequence ATGAAAATAATTCCTGCAATTGATCTTATGGATGGTCGAGTGGTACGGCTCTACAAGGGTAATCCTAACCAGAAAACTGTCTATAGTAATAATCCTGTGGAAGTAGCAAAAAAATGGCAATCAAATGGCGCTGATATGCTTCATCTAGTCGATCTTGATGCAACTCTCGGAAGAGGCTCAAATCTTTTAACAATTAAAAAAATTGTAGAACAGATTTCAATTCCAATTCAAATTGCTGGAGGATTACGAGATGAGTTAACAATTACTGATGTTTCAAAAATCTGTAATCGGGTTGTTTTAGGTACTTTGGCTTTTAAGGATAAACTAATGCTAAAAAAATTATTGAAGAGTCTAGGTTCTGAAAAAATTGTAATATCAGTTGATCACATAGATGGTAAAATTGTGACACATGGATGGCAAAAGGGAACTGATATTAAATTAATTGAATCTATGAAAGAATTTCTTGCAATGGGGTTTACTGAATTTTTACTTACAAACGTTAATCATGATGGAACATTAGAAGGACCTGATTTAGAATTTCTAACCCAAGCATGCCAACTAGATAACGCACATGTGATTGCAAGTGGAGGAATATCAAATAAAAAAGATGTAGAGGATGTAAAGCAAAAAAATGCATTTGGTGTAATACTTGGTAAGGCACTATATGAGAATAAAATTTCTATTGAGGAGGCAAAACAATTAGCATGA
- a CDS encoding UBA/THIF-type NAD/FAD binding protein, whose amino-acid sequence MANITFTIPSVLNSGGGEKKIDILADSLQDAFAKVSELMGDDFKRRVLESDGTPRSLINIYINGKNAKFSGGMETILADGNEIYILPAVAGGSEELSSKELDRFSRQVMLEEIGYQGQLKLKNSKICVVGVGGLGNPITSRLAAMGVGTLRIVDRDVIELSNLHRQTMFDETDVGQVKVEVASKKLQKLNPDCKIEALAISVNDYTALEVVQGCDVVIDALDSVNARYALNNACVQFGIPFVTGAAVGVSGQTFTILPKESACYYCMFPDLNEDTMPTCSIEGVHPSILSIVGGIEVAEAVKIIIGKKPSLSQRILHIDLENLDFTSTRTFRAEECPICGTGKITTTPKKELILEELCGRNRGKRTYSITPTSTFDVDTNKITLNAKEQGFIVENLGDLGLSMRTNDLSVSFMKKGSAVIVGSQDEDDAILLYKRLLGSEMNAKNSL is encoded by the coding sequence ATGGCAAACATCACATTTACCATTCCATCTGTTCTAAATTCTGGTGGTGGTGAGAAAAAAATTGATATCTTGGCAGACTCTTTACAAGATGCATTTGCAAAAGTATCTGAATTAATGGGTGATGATTTCAAACGAAGAGTTTTAGAAAGTGATGGAACTCCAAGATCTTTGATTAACATCTACATTAATGGAAAGAATGCAAAATTTTCTGGTGGTATGGAAACTATACTTGCAGATGGTAATGAAATTTACATTTTACCTGCTGTTGCTGGAGGTTCTGAAGAACTATCTTCAAAAGAATTAGATAGATTTTCAAGACAAGTGATGCTTGAAGAGATTGGCTATCAAGGACAATTAAAACTAAAAAATTCCAAAATATGTGTTGTTGGTGTAGGTGGATTAGGAAATCCTATCACATCAAGATTAGCTGCAATGGGTGTTGGTACTTTACGAATCGTTGATAGAGATGTAATTGAATTATCTAATCTACATCGTCAAACAATGTTTGATGAAACTGATGTTGGACAAGTGAAAGTAGAAGTGGCTTCAAAAAAATTACAAAAATTAAATCCTGATTGTAAGATAGAAGCATTAGCTATTTCAGTAAATGATTATACTGCACTTGAGGTAGTTCAAGGATGTGATGTTGTAATTGATGCACTTGATAGTGTTAATGCAAGATATGCACTAAACAATGCCTGTGTACAATTTGGAATCCCTTTTGTTACTGGTGCCGCAGTTGGAGTATCAGGACAAACATTTACAATTCTACCAAAAGAATCTGCATGTTATTATTGCATGTTTCCAGATCTAAATGAAGACACAATGCCAACCTGTAGTATTGAAGGAGTACATCCATCAATACTTTCTATTGTTGGAGGAATTGAAGTAGCAGAAGCTGTAAAAATTATTATTGGAAAAAAACCAAGCTTATCACAAAGAATTCTTCATATTGATTTGGAAAATCTTGATTTCACAAGCACCAGAACATTTAGAGCTGAAGAATGTCCAATTTGTGGTACAGGAAAAATTACAACTACACCAAAAAAAGAATTGATTCTAGAAGAACTATGTGGAAGAAATCGTGGAAAAAGAACATACTCTATTACTCCAACTAGTACATTTGATGTTGATACAAACAAAATTACTCTAAATGCAAAAGAACAAGGATTCATAGTAGAAAATCTTGGTGATTTGGGATTATCGATGAGAACAAATGATCTTTCTGTTAGTTTTATGAAAAAAGGCTCTGCAGTTATAGTGGGATCCCAAGATGAAGATGATGCTATATTATTATACAAAAGACTACTTGGCAGTGAAATGAATGCAAAGAATAGTCTGTAA
- a CDS encoding threonine synthase encodes MARTSLQCRECKKEYSTAFKYVCDECFGPLDVKYNFPIITKNTFTNREQTYWRYFELLPIEDKSNIVSIGAGMTPLIKADNLGKKLGLNNLYIKNDSVNPTFSFKDRPAGVAISKAKEFGLSAVGCASTGNLASATAAHAAKAGLPCHVFAPSNIEMAKIAQALSYGANYIAVDGTYDDANRIAAQIGDSKGIGVVNINMRSHYVEGSKTLAYEVAEQLDWQVPDQLIVPVGSGAMLNAICKGFEELQQVSLLNNVANMHMIAAQPHGCAPIVDAFKKNSKEVIPVENPDTIAKSLAIGDPGDGRYVLKRLKQYNGFAEECNNQEILDAILLLAKTEGIFTEPAGGVSVAVLQKMVEQRKIDKNDSVVCYVTGNGLKATEAIMQVLQKPKVMKADVSLISAVVN; translated from the coding sequence TTGGCTAGAACTTCATTGCAGTGCAGAGAATGCAAAAAAGAGTACAGTACTGCATTCAAGTATGTCTGTGATGAATGCTTTGGACCACTTGATGTAAAATACAACTTTCCTATAATCACCAAAAACACATTTACAAATCGTGAGCAAACTTATTGGAGATACTTTGAATTACTTCCAATAGAGGACAAATCAAATATTGTCAGTATTGGTGCAGGAATGACACCTCTTATCAAGGCTGATAATCTTGGAAAAAAATTAGGACTAAATAATCTTTATATAAAAAATGATTCCGTAAATCCAACATTTTCATTCAAAGACAGACCAGCAGGTGTTGCAATATCAAAGGCAAAGGAATTTGGATTATCTGCAGTTGGTTGTGCATCTACTGGTAATTTGGCATCTGCAACTGCTGCACATGCAGCTAAAGCTGGATTACCTTGTCATGTTTTTGCACCAAGTAATATTGAGATGGCAAAAATTGCACAAGCATTATCCTATGGCGCAAATTATATTGCAGTTGATGGAACATATGACGATGCAAACAGAATAGCTGCACAAATTGGTGACAGCAAAGGAATTGGAGTTGTAAATATTAACATGCGCTCTCATTATGTGGAAGGCTCTAAAACACTTGCATACGAAGTTGCAGAACAACTAGACTGGCAAGTTCCTGATCAATTGATAGTTCCAGTTGGTAGCGGCGCAATGCTTAATGCAATTTGTAAGGGATTTGAAGAATTACAACAAGTTTCATTACTAAACAATGTAGCAAATATGCACATGATAGCAGCACAGCCACATGGATGTGCTCCAATAGTTGATGCATTTAAGAAAAATTCCAAAGAAGTAATCCCTGTAGAAAATCCTGATACAATTGCAAAGAGTTTGGCAATTGGTGATCCTGGAGACGGTAGATATGTTCTAAAAAGACTAAAACAATACAATGGGTTTGCCGAAGAATGCAACAATCAAGAAATATTGGATGCAATACTACTCTTGGCAAAGACTGAAGGAATATTCACAGAACCTGCAGGTGGTGTCTCAGTAGCTGTGCTTCAAAAGATGGTTGAGCAGAGGAAAATTGACAAAAATGACTCTGTAGTATGTTATGTCACTGGAAATGGACTCAAGGCAACTGAAGCAATAATGCAAGTATTACAAAAACCAAAAGTAATGAAAGCAGATGTATCTCTTATATCGGCGGTAGTAAATTAA
- a CDS encoding phosphoribosyl-AMP cyclohydrolase, which produces MKKLIDDIDFAKSDGLVPVIVQDANTKDVLTLAYTNKESLELTKKTGNSWFWSRSRNKLWMKGEESGNTQKVKEILVDCDSDAIIYLVEPSGPACHTGERVCFHNNLEK; this is translated from the coding sequence ATGAAGAAATTAATTGATGATATTGATTTTGCAAAAAGTGATGGACTAGTTCCTGTAATTGTTCAAGATGCAAATACAAAAGATGTTCTTACACTAGCTTATACTAACAAAGAATCACTAGAGCTTACCAAAAAAACTGGCAACTCTTGGTTTTGGAGTCGTTCAAGAAATAAACTTTGGATGAAGGGTGAAGAATCAGGAAACACTCAAAAAGTAAAAGAGATCCTAGTTGATTGCGATTCTGATGCAATTATTTATCTAGTAGAACCATCAGGACCAGCTTGTCATACTGGTGAGAGAGTTTGCTTTCACAATAATTTAGAAAAATAA
- a CDS encoding hypothetical protein (hypothetical protein Nmar_1547) — protein MNNEIGRKITSLTLMTIMLAGGMFAVVPAMVPAAHAANANLFVSAENSQFNNYMSGPQVIEVVVIDSSINDTDQGKGEPDVKVNGKKLRMAQAVDGNWYGYFADRNQAQIADSTVVGVQGVGLDFGTFCSAESAGGVLGFTVTDTSGVALPFTRSSTIIGVNGTNPGSAITAACSALAFSGATNGTLNVVREAKTLNTNSNVPKGQIGFNSTLTSGTPGAQPLWPFVQLYTLTQGGNVVVSYNKGGGVQSTTLTFDTVDQFAKLDLDKTKYTQKSQVHATITDLWLNIDPTDEDSWTFGTNATAPGSANNAQNALTTNYQVFNENGGLAGAGVTSGIINIKATLPSLMVENNGILIMNVDAQNSGTKVLTLQDNDDSVLNSCGQDATTCTATNSALSGLGRNTQPITITEQGPNSGIFGTYDESDISVIKVTDAAKRGTSGTINYNEVPKTVLVGFDFATISITPADAEWNSGEEIPITLVDGDANKNSRADEDLDVFDPNVTLIPALITGDPFTLGENGTGSTNAQKAIWTKFAASVVNSGFIEAVTQGGQNTTSNITVEKFSERAILTNSTTSGTGSVNALVVDLETTVGELRKSISNPTTGTFHGFNYLNLDLRSISTTGTFDVYLLNSTTANGRIILPSTGLVNSKVGALLIADDVSPQSLTLLNATATNTKLFATASTPATNWVGLAFVYNSGSPSLTASGTTSDAIVADFFSFGFNNDGLKQNERIANQIVRFELEETGDNTGTFAGTVEYIMLNQLNILDQNTYNALTPIANDPTFIVIEDLDNEDSPRVNYNDLGADGVTTQVSAQQAAPAHSGIVSFNSHNFKTADTVTVTVQDVDLNVDSDLIDIYTVVSLDGTLKDVVGKNSTSILLTSGDDLGRLLDITFDDSKWTSPATGSACATSLSNAGVTDTGLGATGFTLIETGPSSGTFVGDFQIPSLWCAPSATTATTVTGLDIEVNYVDFRDASGETIEVGDSAGVRANTGSVSLDRTVYPVPFGIPSNFATATVTTPSGRSIFPIHQTGMDSTSGLQSGEFLGDGDLTIHVRVNDPDFDVSASGEDKIGQNTTSATKPVGPVKVSVIRGSSVVVLGYAGGDSILPGTIDVGDNNANATRQFGPMTEIAPDAGIFEADIDIRYTDGPASTVCPATTVYGNTIGTTTTTLASRFDASPTSGQNYCILQGDILQVEYTDPADASGDINTVTDSATFDLRNGVLQSDKSVYIIGSDMILTLIEPDFDLDNQGAETYSLDLIEWDSDAQTITMGNKGGNQANFDPEPLNFRETGDSTGIFQVVIEIPKELAPASGGTADKLERGEEIQLEYSDWGPSGSDYVGDEDQDVKLTIFTSNFGATVALDQKVYTWTDKVYITIVAPDHNFDSNLIDDIGNTADDPIKVATRSAKLQQYKLVETGTDTGIFTGEIILTGFTHDADGDPTTGPSGNDVTSQSASGSGPTSGKLPATDNDGLTVSFEFSQDETVVGSALIRWNIGEVQWLEASYPAKGTGVVRVIDPDMNLNPESVDNYNVNVWSDSDAGGIDLTVTETNEATGIFEGTVFFTVTDESSGHRLRVAEGDTVTAEYEDNTLPSPYTTADELRITATTLIGTIVPPLERAPAANLRVVDAFGNSLSAVNVDQQVQITADLANGQDKKQVFAYLVQIQDGNGVTVSLAWITGALSAGQSFSPALSWIPSEAGTYTATAFVWESVDNPTALSPPVSTEIIVK, from the coding sequence ATGAATAACGAAATAGGACGAAAAATAACTAGTCTTACATTAATGACAATTATGTTAGCAGGCGGTATGTTTGCAGTTGTACCAGCAATGGTACCTGCAGCACATGCAGCTAACGCTAACCTATTTGTATCCGCAGAAAACTCACAGTTCAATAACTACATGTCAGGACCTCAGGTCATTGAAGTAGTTGTGATTGATTCTTCAATTAATGATACAGATCAGGGTAAAGGTGAACCAGATGTTAAAGTCAACGGCAAAAAGCTTAGAATGGCTCAAGCAGTCGACGGAAACTGGTATGGTTACTTTGCAGATAGAAACCAAGCTCAAATTGCTGACTCTACTGTAGTAGGTGTACAGGGAGTTGGATTGGACTTTGGTACTTTCTGTAGTGCAGAAAGTGCAGGTGGTGTTCTTGGCTTTACAGTAACGGATACATCCGGTGTTGCATTGCCATTTACACGAAGTTCTACTATAATTGGTGTAAACGGAACAAATCCAGGCAGTGCAATCACTGCTGCTTGTTCAGCTCTTGCATTTTCAGGTGCTACTAACGGCACTTTGAACGTAGTTAGAGAAGCAAAAACACTAAACACAAATTCAAATGTTCCAAAAGGACAAATTGGATTTAATAGTACTTTGACTTCAGGAACTCCAGGCGCTCAACCACTTTGGCCATTTGTACAATTGTATACTCTAACTCAAGGCGGTAACGTTGTCGTCAGCTATAACAAAGGTGGTGGTGTTCAATCAACAACACTAACTTTTGATACAGTTGATCAATTTGCCAAATTAGATTTAGACAAAACAAAGTACACCCAAAAATCACAAGTTCACGCAACCATTACTGATCTATGGCTAAACATTGACCCAACCGATGAAGACTCTTGGACATTTGGTACTAATGCAACTGCCCCAGGCAGTGCAAATAATGCTCAAAATGCATTAACAACCAACTACCAAGTCTTCAACGAAAACGGCGGTTTAGCAGGTGCAGGTGTTACTAGTGGTATTATCAATATCAAAGCAACACTTCCATCATTGATGGTAGAAAATAACGGTATACTGATCATGAACGTTGATGCACAAAACAGTGGAACAAAAGTTTTGACACTACAAGATAATGATGACTCTGTCCTCAATTCTTGTGGTCAAGATGCAACCACATGTACTGCAACAAACAGTGCATTATCAGGATTAGGTAGAAATACCCAACCAATTACAATTACTGAACAAGGACCAAACTCTGGTATATTTGGCACATATGATGAGTCAGATATATCAGTGATTAAAGTAACAGATGCAGCCAAAAGAGGTACATCTGGAACCATTAATTATAACGAGGTACCAAAGACTGTACTCGTAGGATTTGACTTTGCAACAATAAGCATTACACCAGCTGATGCTGAATGGAACTCTGGTGAAGAGATTCCAATTACATTAGTTGATGGCGACGCAAACAAGAATAGCCGAGCTGATGAAGACCTTGATGTCTTTGATCCAAATGTAACATTGATTCCAGCCTTAATAACTGGTGATCCATTTACGTTGGGTGAAAACGGAACAGGTTCAACAAATGCACAAAAAGCTATTTGGACTAAATTTGCCGCATCTGTAGTTAATAGTGGTTTCATTGAAGCAGTTACACAAGGTGGTCAAAACACAACTTCTAACATAACAGTAGAGAAGTTTAGTGAACGAGCCATCTTGACTAACTCAACCACTTCAGGTACAGGTTCTGTCAATGCTTTAGTTGTAGATTTAGAAACAACTGTAGGTGAGCTTAGAAAATCTATCAGTAATCCAACTACTGGTACATTCCATGGATTTAACTACTTAAACTTAGATCTTAGAAGTATCAGTACAACAGGTACGTTTGATGTCTATTTGCTAAACAGTACAACAGCAAATGGACGAATCATACTACCATCTACCGGATTAGTGAATAGTAAAGTAGGTGCATTGCTAATTGCAGATGATGTTAGCCCACAAAGCTTAACACTATTGAACGCAACAGCAACAAACACTAAATTATTTGCAACAGCTAGTACACCAGCAACAAACTGGGTTGGATTAGCATTTGTATATAATAGTGGATCACCTAGCTTAACTGCATCAGGAACAACTTCCGATGCAATTGTAGCTGACTTCTTCTCATTTGGATTTAATAATGATGGATTGAAGCAAAACGAAAGAATTGCTAACCAAATCGTCAGATTTGAATTAGAAGAGACTGGTGACAACACTGGTACCTTTGCAGGTACTGTGGAGTACATCATGTTGAATCAGCTGAACATACTTGATCAAAACACATACAATGCACTTACTCCAATTGCCAATGATCCAACTTTCATTGTAATTGAAGACTTGGATAATGAAGATTCTCCAAGAGTCAACTATAACGACTTAGGTGCAGATGGTGTTACAACTCAAGTATCAGCTCAACAAGCAGCTCCAGCTCACTCAGGTATAGTTTCATTTAACAGTCATAACTTCAAGACAGCTGACACAGTCACTGTAACAGTGCAAGACGTAGATCTTAACGTAGACTCTGATCTTATTGATATCTATACCGTAGTCTCATTAGATGGTACTTTGAAAGATGTTGTTGGAAAGAATTCCACATCCATTCTATTAACCTCTGGTGATGACTTGGGTAGATTACTAGATATCACATTTGATGATTCAAAATGGACATCCCCAGCAACAGGTTCTGCTTGTGCTACTTCATTAAGTAACGCAGGTGTAACTGATACAGGTTTAGGTGCAACTGGATTCACTCTAATTGAAACCGGACCTTCATCAGGAACATTTGTTGGTGACTTCCAGATTCCATCATTATGGTGTGCACCAAGCGCCACTACAGCTACAACTGTAACTGGCCTTGATATTGAAGTCAACTATGTTGACTTTAGAGATGCATCTGGCGAAACCATCGAAGTAGGTGATTCCGCAGGTGTTCGTGCAAACACAGGATCAGTAAGTCTTGATAGAACAGTTTATCCGGTACCATTTGGTATCCCATCAAACTTTGCTACTGCCACAGTAACTACACCATCTGGAAGATCTATCTTCCCAATTCACCAGACTGGAATGGATTCCACTAGTGGATTGCAAAGTGGTGAGTTCTTGGGAGACGGAGATCTAACTATTCACGTCAGAGTAAACGATCCAGACTTTGATGTTTCCGCATCAGGTGAAGACAAAATCGGTCAAAATACCACTTCCGCAACAAAACCAGTAGGACCTGTTAAAGTCTCTGTTATCAGAGGCTCTTCAGTAGTCGTACTAGGTTATGCAGGTGGTGACTCTATATTGCCAGGTACAATTGACGTTGGAGATAATAACGCCAATGCAACCCGACAATTCGGTCCAATGACTGAAATTGCACCAGACGCAGGAATATTCGAAGCTGATATCGATATCAGATATACCGACGGTCCAGCAAGCACAGTTTGTCCAGCTACAACAGTATATGGAAATACCATTGGTACAACCACTACTACTTTAGCTAGCAGATTTGATGCATCTCCAACATCCGGCCAGAACTACTGTATCTTACAAGGAGATATTCTCCAAGTAGAATACACTGATCCAGCCGATGCTTCAGGTGATATCAATACTGTAACAGACTCTGCTACATTTGACCTAAGAAACGGTGTATTGCAATCTGACAAATCAGTGTACATTATTGGATCCGATATGATCTTGACCTTAATTGAGCCAGACTTCGATTTGGATAATCAAGGTGCAGAGACATATTCATTGGACTTAATCGAATGGGATTCTGATGCCCAAACTATTACCATGGGTAACAAGGGTGGAAATCAGGCTAACTTCGATCCAGAACCACTAAACTTCAGAGAAACAGGTGATAGCACTGGAATCTTCCAGGTTGTCATCGAAATTCCAAAGGAACTGGCCCCAGCATCTGGTGGTACAGCTGATAAACTCGAAAGAGGAGAGGAAATTCAACTCGAATATAGTGATTGGGGTCCATCAGGATCTGACTACGTAGGTGATGAAGATCAAGATGTCAAATTGACAATCTTTACTTCAAACTTCGGAGCAACTGTGGCACTTGACCAAAAAGTATACACATGGACTGATAAAGTCTACATTACTATTGTAGCACCAGATCACAACTTTGACTCAAACTTAATTGATGATATCGGAAACACTGCTGATGACCCAATAAAGGTCGCAACCAGAAGTGCAAAGTTACAGCAATACAAGTTAGTCGAAACTGGCACTGACACAGGCATCTTTACTGGTGAGATAATTCTTACCGGTTTCACACATGATGCTGACGGTGATCCAACAACTGGTCCTTCAGGTAATGACGTTACATCTCAATCTGCAAGCGGTAGTGGCCCAACAAGTGGTAAATTACCAGCTACAGATAATGACGGACTGACTGTCTCCTTTGAATTCTCACAGGATGAAACAGTTGTAGGTTCTGCATTAATCAGATGGAACATAGGCGAAGTTCAGTGGCTTGAGGCAAGCTATCCAGCTAAGGGTACAGGTGTTGTTAGAGTAATTGATCCAGATATGAACTTAAATCCAGAATCCGTTGACAACTACAATGTCAACGTGTGGTCTGACTCCGATGCCGGAGGTATTGACCTTACTGTAACTGAGACTAATGAGGCAACCGGAATATTCGAAGGAACAGTGTTCTTCACTGTAACTGACGAATCATCTGGTCACAGACTCAGAGTCGCAGAAGGTGACACTGTCACTGCAGAATATGAGGACAATACATTACCTAGTCCGTACACAACAGCAGATGAACTTCGTATCACTGCCACCACACTAATCGGCACAATTGTACCACCACTCGAGAGAGCACCAGCTGCTAACTTGAGAGTAGTTGATGCATTCGGTAATAGCTTAAGTGCTGTTAACGTTGATCAACAAGTACAAATCACTGCCGACCTAGCAAATGGTCAGGATAAGAAGCAAGTATTTGCTTACTTGGTACAGATTCAGGATGGTAACGGTGTTACAGTCTCACTAGCCTGGATTACAGGTGCACTATCCGCTGGTCAATCATTCAGCCCTGCATTGTCATGGATCCCATCAGAAGCTGGCACTTATACTGCCACTGCATTTGTCTGGGAATCTGTTGATAATCCAACGGCATTATCACCACCAGTCAGTACAGAGATAATCGTAAAGTAA
- a CDS encoding hypothetical protein (hypothetical protein Nmar_1550): protein MKKGLVVGIAVISVLVVIAAIVLALNQKSNEANDTLDSIAKSEKEEIQVENTIDNLVSPETNSSEIQKKYDDIEKINLENEYSPKPREWITSGPFQIDRSKYAIGEKIFVVLGGLNPAEKGQIAVMRPLNATHYTVYLTIPFDGSAKSAFNYYLEPQISKTRGICSVDDLTGKWIMVFRGTNYPNLNFEITKDVVPGTNTDPVC, encoded by the coding sequence ATGAAAAAAGGATTGGTCGTCGGTATTGCAGTAATCAGTGTTTTAGTGGTTATTGCAGCTATAGTATTAGCATTAAATCAGAAATCAAATGAAGCTAATGATACGCTAGATAGTATTGCAAAATCTGAAAAGGAGGAAATACAAGTTGAAAATACAATAGATAATCTAGTTAGTCCAGAAACAAATAGTTCAGAGATTCAAAAAAAATATGATGATATTGAAAAAATTAATTTAGAAAACGAATATTCACCAAAACCAAGAGAATGGATAACTTCTGGACCATTTCAAATTGATCGAAGTAAATATGCAATAGGTGAAAAAATTTTTGTTGTATTAGGAGGATTAAATCCAGCTGAAAAAGGTCAGATTGCGGTAATGAGACCACTGAATGCAACTCATTATACAGTGTATCTAACTATTCCATTTGATGGTTCTGCAAAGTCTGCTTTCAATTATTATCTAGAACCTCAAATTTCAAAGACACGAGGAATATGCTCAGTTGATGATTTGACAGGGAAATGGATTATGGTTTTTAGAGGAACAAATTATCCAAATCTAAACTTTGAAATAACAAAAGATGTTGTTCCAGGAACAAATACAGACCCAGTATGTTAA